A region of the Microbulbifer pacificus genome:
ATTTGCCGGTTACGGTGCCATAGCGCCGGATCTTCCCCACTGCCACTGCCGCGGTGAAACCCTCGAGGGCGCGCTGCAGAAAATGGCGGAAACCATTGCCCAGCGACTGGATGACCTGCAGGCCGTGGGCGATCCGCCACCGGTGCCCGGTGAACTCGAAAAACTGCGTAAAAACCCCGCCTTTGTCGGCGGCGTGTGGGCAATTATCGACATCCAGCGCAACGAGCTGCGCCCAAATTCCTGAATGCCACAGCGGGCAGCAAAAGCATCGCTGTGAAGTGTGGTGTGACAACAGCAATAAGCAGTATTTGAAAAAGTTTTTAAACTTTTTAACCAAGGATGGTGACAATGAAAGGTCTGGTATTCCTTCTGGCCCTGTTTGCTTCCAGTGCCGCACTGGCCCAGTGGAACAATCCCTTCGACGGCTACTGCAACGGTGAATATCGCGTGATCGGTACCATAGGTCTCGGTGCCGGTGATTTGCAGATCAATGACGACCGGGATTTCGCCGGCTACGCCAGTATCGGCGTCACGCCCGCCGCCGGTGTGTGGCAGGTGGAATTGCGCTACACCAACTTCGACGACGGCCGTGTGTCGGTGGATCAGTGGGGTATCGGCGCCAAGGTGGATTTCACCCTCACCTGCGATGTTCAGTGCCTGTACTGGATGGTGGGCTGGAACTACGGTGAGTTTGATGTGGGCACCGTGGAAAAGCACGGCATCCTGTATGACGTGAACAACGACAGCAGCGACAACTACTGGAATGCCGGTGTCGGCTACCGCTATAACTGGACTCAGGATTTCGATACGTCCATCGAGTACAACTACAACAATGTGAGCAAACGCGTCCGTTACTTTGACATCGTCGAGGATTACGAGCGGCGCTTCGATCTCGGGCATTTGCGCACGCTCACCGTCAACTTCAGTTATCGCTTCTGAGCGGGCGGCATAAAAAAGGCCGGCGGATCTGCGATCGGCGCCGGCCGTAATTCACGTGTTTAATTCATTTCTTTAAAAGCTATACACCGCTTTCATCCACAGGGTGCGTCCCGACTCATTGACCCGCGTCAGCTGGTCGAACCCGGGGATCGCGGCACCGGCGCGGCTGATGTGCTCCGCGTAGCTTTCATCCAGCAGGTTGTCGATGCCCGCGGTCACCTGCAGTTCCACTGACGGGCGCCAGTCACCATTCAGCGACAGCACATTTGCCGCATCCGTGGGCCCGAAATCCTGCCCGGCAATATTGCCCCTGCCTATATCCACCCGATCCTGCGCGGCGAGCGCGCGCCACAGTATGCCGCCGGACCACTGCGCCTGCTGGTAATACAGGCCGACGCGGGTTTCCAGTGGCGGCAGTTGTGCGAGCGTGGTGCCATCCGATTCGTTGGCACCGCGCACCGATGACAGGGTCAGTTCCGTGCGCCAGTGGTCGCTCAGGCGGTAGCCCAGATCCATTTCCACGCCCCAGGAGCGGGCGTCGATATTGCGCACAATGGTGGTAGTGCGGGTGCTGCTCATACCACCCATGCCGCCGCTCATCTTACTGAAACCGGATTGAATCATCAGGTAGTCGTCGATGATATTGGCGAACGCGGACAGACTCGCTTCGATCTTTTCCGTGCGGTAGATGAAACCGATATCCAGCTGGCTGGTTTTTTCCGCGGCGATATCCAGTGCGCTTACCGAATCCTCGGTTTCCTTGGCAATGGCTTCCCAGTAATCGGGAAAGCGCTCGGTGTAGCCGAGACCCGCGTAAACCGTGGCTGAAGCGGTTGCATTGGTCTGCAGCGCCTTCTCAAAGCGCGTGAAGCCCGAGTGTAGCGACTCCTCGCGTTTCTGGCCCGCCGTGGGGTTGGCGATGGACGACATCATCGACAGTGCGACGTTGTCGCGCAGGTCCCGCAGTCGCCAGTCATCCACGCGCGCGCCGCTTATCCAGCGGTTGCCCGGCGACAGCTCCCAGCTCAACTCTGTAAACACGCCGGTCTGGGAAAATTCTGCATCCGCGATCCGCTCGAGATTGCGGTAGTCCACCGCGCTCTGGTTCATGCTGCTGCGATTGCTATGTTGGTTTTGCTGGGTGTCGATGCCCGCAGTCAGTTCGAGATCCCCCCGCGGTGCCAGGGTCAGCATCAGTTTGCCGCCGCGGGTTTCGCGGTCCGGGTTCATTGCCATTGCCGTCGCCCCTCCCATCATTGTGGCGCCGGCAGGCTCGCGCAGGGTGTAGTTGTCCATCACGTGGTCGACGTAGTTGTAGTAGCCCTGCAGTTCGACGGACGTCACCAGCTCCGACAGGTTGTTGCGCGTCAGCTTGACGTTGACGTTTTCCCGCGCGAATTTCGCACCGTCCATCCCGCGGTCGGCGTAGGCCGCCTCGCCGTCGCTGCGGGCGCTACTGAGTTCAATGCGGGTGTCGTCGTCCGGGGTCCAGGCAAAGCCGAGCTGGCCGTTCCAGCGCTGGTAACGGGAGTGCACGGTGACGCCGTCACCATCCTGGTAGTCATCTGCGGAAGCGGAGGTGGCGCTGCCGCGCAGGGTGAACTCTGGGGTGGCGTAGGCGGCATCGATCAGGCCGTCTGTGCGCCCGGCGCTCGCCGCCAGCAGGCTGGCGTGCAGGTCCCACGCGGTCTCCTGCGGGCGCTCTTGGTCGTGCTCGAACAGCACCACACCCGCGGAGTTGCCGGGGCCGTACTTCACCGTTTGTGG
Encoded here:
- a CDS encoding type II toxin-antitoxin system HicB family antitoxin yields the protein MRYPVVVHNIEFAGYGAIAPDLPHCHCRGETLEGALQKMAETIAQRLDDLQAVGDPPPVPGELEKLRKNPAFVGGVWAIIDIQRNELRPNS
- a CDS encoding TonB-dependent copper receptor; the protein is MKKIHTQAPLTAGARQYSPLALVLAACCACSAQAEPLKTKSGESEHEAMEQMVVTAVKTEQPLNITTDPKKPRQPLPANDGADYLKTIPGFSVIRKGGTDGDPVLRGMAGSRLSMVLDGESILGGCAMRMDPPTAYIFPETLDQIRVIKGPQTVKYGPGNSAGVVLFEHDQERPQETAWDLHASLLAASAGRTDGLIDAAYATPEFTLRGSATSASADDYQDGDGVTVHSRYQRWNGQLGFAWTPDDDTRIELSSARSDGEAAYADRGMDGAKFARENVNVKLTRNNLSELVTSVELQGYYNYVDHVMDNYTLREPAGATMMGGATAMAMNPDRETRGGKLMLTLAPRGDLELTAGIDTQQNQHSNRSSMNQSAVDYRNLERIADAEFSQTGVFTELSWELSPGNRWISGARVDDWRLRDLRDNVALSMMSSIANPTAGQKREESLHSGFTRFEKALQTNATASATVYAGLGYTERFPDYWEAIAKETEDSVSALDIAAEKTSQLDIGFIYRTEKIEASLSAFANIIDDYLMIQSGFSKMSGGMGGMSSTRTTTIVRNIDARSWGVEMDLGYRLSDHWRTELTLSSVRGANESDGTTLAQLPPLETRVGLYYQQAQWSGGILWRALAAQDRVDIGRGNIAGQDFGPTDAANVLSLNGDWRPSVELQVTAGIDNLLDESYAEHISRAGAAIPGFDQLTRVNESGRTLWMKAVYSF
- a CDS encoding outer membrane protein, translating into MKGLVFLLALFASSAALAQWNNPFDGYCNGEYRVIGTIGLGAGDLQINDDRDFAGYASIGVTPAAGVWQVELRYTNFDDGRVSVDQWGIGAKVDFTLTCDVQCLYWMVGWNYGEFDVGTVEKHGILYDVNNDSSDNYWNAGVGYRYNWTQDFDTSIEYNYNNVSKRVRYFDIVEDYERRFDLGHLRTLTVNFSYRF